The DNA segment AAAAATTTATATTATATTTATAAATAATAAAATATAATTCATAAACTTATAACTTTTGATAAACAAGGAGTTAATATGTTACCAAGATGGTGTGATAAATACAGCATCCATAATAAAGACATAGATGAGCAACATAAAAAACTCTTTGAATTAGCTGCTAATGCTGAAATGATCTCTGATAAACCTATACACAAGGGACAGGTTAAATTTTTACTTGCTGATTTTTTTAACTATATGAAAGAACATTTTGCTGATGAAGAAAAATATATGGCAAAAATAGGATATCCTGATCTCCCAAACCATCAGAAAATTCACAAAAGCATAATACAATCTATGATAGATCTAATACAAAATATAAAAAGTACGAATGATTTAAAAGAAAAATTAAATATTATAGCTTCTAAATGGTTATTAGAGCATATATTGCAAGAAGATATGAAAATAGAAAAATGGCACCAAGAGCATTTAAAAAAACAAAGTTCTATTGAAATAGAAGAAGAACCATTACAAAATACTTATAATTATATTTGCTCTTGTAAAAACAAGATTCACAAAGTCTCATATGAGATTCACAAAAAGATTCAAACTTCAAATGTTCATTACAAATGCAAGATTTGTCAAGAATATATAAAATTAAAGTAAAGGTTTAAATATGAAAAAACGCTATACTCTCTCACTTTCACAAGAATTATTCGATCGCTTAGATAAAACAGCTAAACTTGCTAAAAAGAAAAAAGCACAAATTTTAAGAGATGCTTTAGAAAACTATCTAGATGATATGGAAGATTTTGCCCCAGCTATTGAAGCTTTAGAAGATTT comes from the Campylobacter insulaenigrae NCTC 12927 genome and includes:
- a CDS encoding bacteriohemerythrin, translated to MLPRWCDKYSIHNKDIDEQHKKLFELAANAEMISDKPIHKGQVKFLLADFFNYMKEHFADEEKYMAKIGYPDLPNHQKIHKSIIQSMIDLIQNIKSTNDLKEKLNIIASKWLLEHILQEDMKIEKWHQEHLKKQSSIEIEEEPLQNTYNYICSCKNKIHKVSYEIHKKIQTSNVHYKCKICQEYIKLK
- a CDS encoding ribbon-helix-helix domain protein, with amino-acid sequence MKKRYTLSLSQELFDRLDKTAKLAKKKKAQILRDALENYLDDMEDFAPAIEALEDLKDGNSKKLDSIIKKLKC